One Mercurialis annua linkage group LG3, ddMerAnnu1.2, whole genome shotgun sequence DNA window includes the following coding sequences:
- the LOC126674972 gene encoding putative phytosulfokines 6: MKQSFYYTVFFFLFLLYSSKLSAALIPNTDIASEDSLEGSGLMGSEACESGDEECLKRRMTSEAHLDYIYTQQHEN, translated from the exons ATGAAACAAAGCTTTTATTATACTGTTTTTTTCTTCCTCTTCCTTTTATACTCCTCTAAATTATCAGCAGCTCTCATTCCAAACACAGATATAGCCAGTGAGGACTCTCTTGAAGGCAGTGGg TTAATGGGATCAGAAGCTTGTGAGAGTGGGGATGAAGAATGTTTGAAGAGAAGAATGACTTCAGAAGCTCACTTGGATTACATCTATACCCAGCAACACGAGAATTGA